The Bacteroidota bacterium genome window below encodes:
- a CDS encoding T9SS type A sorting domain-containing protein, with the protein MQHLLRYLLLTMALLAVHGGAWSQFTGGAGDGHVSVILASGINCASFFGNQADGHAFAALPNPDPCNNFDGGLADGSARALLVSPDSCGMFEGGQRDGYGSSIFLSPVPCTAFFASQRDGHALATLPCAPLAVVTSELLGEVEGNDAYLWWFTHSETHNLGFIVERSREQLQWTEIGFLPGQASSSTTRKYELWDRDMHEGVNFYRWRQVDLNGGFAVSNTVALVKPTKTGTSLVLYPNPLGQGNNLQLHYESAAALPLDIAIVDALGHIVQAFQIPATSSTVHHEISTDGMTAGVYFLTLHNGRERLHRRFVVQ; encoded by the coding sequence ATGCAACATCTATTGCGATATCTCCTCTTGACCATGGCGTTGCTCGCCGTGCATGGTGGGGCGTGGTCGCAATTCACCGGTGGCGCAGGCGACGGACATGTCAGCGTGATACTTGCTTCCGGCATTAACTGCGCATCTTTTTTTGGCAATCAGGCGGATGGACATGCATTTGCGGCTTTGCCCAATCCCGATCCTTGCAACAACTTTGATGGCGGCCTCGCAGATGGATCTGCGCGCGCATTGTTGGTTTCACCCGATTCCTGTGGCATGTTTGAAGGCGGACAACGCGACGGATATGGCAGCAGCATCTTCTTGAGTCCGGTCCCATGCACTGCATTTTTTGCAAGTCAGCGCGATGGACACGCCCTCGCCACCCTGCCCTGTGCTCCCTTGGCGGTGGTCACCTCCGAATTGCTCGGAGAAGTGGAAGGCAACGATGCCTATCTCTGGTGGTTTACCCATTCTGAAACGCATAACCTCGGCTTCATTGTGGAACGTAGCCGGGAGCAATTGCAATGGACCGAAATTGGCTTCCTTCCCGGACAGGCAAGCAGCAGCACCACCCGCAAATACGAACTTTGGGATCGTGACATGCACGAAGGTGTGAACTTCTACCGCTGGCGCCAAGTAGATTTGAACGGAGGATTTGCAGTTTCCAACACCGTTGCCTTGGTCAAACCGACGAAGACCGGTACAAGCCTTGTCCTCTATCCGAATCCACTTGGTCAAGGCAACAATTTGCAGCTTCATTATGAAAGTGCAGCGGCTTTGCCGTTGGACATTGCGATTGTAGATGCTTTGGGACATATCGTTCAAGCGTTTCAAATTCCCGCAACGTCTTCAACTGTCCACCATGAAATCAGCACGGATGGGATGACTGCCGGCGTATATTTCCTGACCTTGCACAATGGCCGCGAACGGTTGCACAGGCGGTTTGTGGTACAGTAA
- a CDS encoding site-specific DNA-methyltransferase translates to MPTLHWIGKEKVINHHLDVPYRVLEHQYGFEAANGKTDQPTESGNKIIHGDNLEALKSLLPEYEGKVKCIYIDPPYNTGNEGWVYNDNVNDPKIKKWLAQVVGKEGEDLSRHDKWLCMMYPRLVLLHRLLAEDGAIFISIDDTEEANLRLILNEIFGVRNFVVDLIWQKMDSPSSNFGFRAFSTYHDHTLVFAKDLAVCKLNQLEKPEILNAYPDVTAEGRRCRLRQLRKNGKSAKRQDRPTMWFPIIAPDGSEVFPVHPSESWEGRWAISKPTYDELLNAGLIEWKMREHGWVVYQVELAPLSPSIPNPSILSDVGQNRQAKAQLNEILGTDHNFDTPKPFGFIQRILQIASASDSIVLDSFAGSGTTAHAVFNQNKQDNGNRKFILIEMEDYAETITAERVKRVMQGYGEGKNAVEGTGGAFDYYTLGPALFDEEGNLNEAVGTDEIRAYVWYTETRSAYQPTDGAEPYLLGKADETAYYFIYEPARRTTLDYESLSQIKTKAGHYVIYADNCLLTKDYLIQHNIVFKKIPRDISRF, encoded by the coding sequence ATGCCTACACTTCACTGGATCGGAAAAGAAAAGGTCATCAACCACCACCTCGACGTGCCTTATCGCGTCTTGGAACATCAGTATGGCTTTGAGGCGGCGAATGGGAAGACGGATCAGCCGACCGAATCAGGCAACAAGATCATCCACGGTGACAACTTGGAAGCCCTCAAGTCGCTGCTTCCCGAGTACGAAGGCAAGGTCAAGTGCATCTACATCGACCCGCCCTACAACACGGGCAACGAAGGCTGGGTGTACAATGACAATGTCAACGATCCCAAGATTAAGAAGTGGCTCGCACAGGTCGTCGGCAAGGAGGGTGAAGACCTTTCAAGGCATGACAAGTGGTTGTGCATGATGTATCCGAGGTTGGTGTTGTTGCATCGACTATTGGCGGAAGATGGGGCGATTTTCATTTCGATTGATGATACTGAAGAAGCAAACCTTAGGTTAATTCTAAATGAGATTTTTGGCGTGCGCAATTTCGTCGTTGATCTCATTTGGCAGAAGATGGACAGTCCAAGTTCTAATTTCGGTTTCAGAGCATTTTCGACATATCACGATCATACCTTAGTTTTTGCAAAGGATCTAGCCGTTTGTAAACTCAACCAGCTTGAAAAGCCCGAAATTCTTAACGCATATCCTGATGTAACAGCGGAAGGGCGACGTTGCAGGCTACGGCAACTCAGAAAAAATGGAAAGTCAGCAAAACGACAGGATCGACCTACGATGTGGTTCCCAATTATAGCACCTGATGGTAGCGAGGTTTTCCCCGTTCATCCGAGCGAAAGTTGGGAAGGTAGATGGGCTATTTCAAAGCCGACGTATGACGAACTGCTAAATGCGGGACTAATCGAATGGAAAATGCGTGAACATGGTTGGGTCGTTTATCAAGTTGAGCTTGCTCCATTGTCTCCGTCTATTCCAAATCCATCAATTCTTTCGGATGTTGGGCAAAATAGGCAAGCCAAGGCCCAATTGAATGAAATTTTGGGAACAGATCACAATTTCGATACACCTAAGCCTTTTGGGTTTATTCAGCGCATTTTACAAATTGCCAGCGCGTCGGATTCAATTGTTCTCGACTCCTTCGCAGGTTCAGGCACAACTGCCCACGCCGTCTTTAACCAGAACAAACAAGACAACGGCAACCGCAAATTCATCCTGATCGAGATGGAAGACTACGCCGAAACCATCACCGCAGAACGTGTCAAGCGCGTCATGCAAGGCTATGGCGAAGGCAAAAATGCCGTTGAAGGCACAGGTGGGGCATTCGACTACTACACCCTTGGCCCGGCACTCTTTGACGAAGAAGGCAATCTGAACGAAGCCGTAGGCACGGACGAAATCCGCGCCTACGTTTGGTACACGGAGACACGCAGCGCATATCAACCAACCGACGGTGCAGAGCCCTATTTGCTGGGAAAAGCCGACGAAACGGCCTATTATTTCATCTACGAGCCTGCTCGGCGCACCACTTTGGACTATGAAAGTCTAAGTCAAATCAAAACCAAGGCTGGGCACTACGTTATCTATGCCGACAACTGCTTGCTTACAAAGGACTACCTGATCCAGCACAACATCGTCTTCAAAAAAATACCTCGCGACATCAGCCGCTTCTAA
- a CDS encoding carboxy terminal-processing peptidase: MRYTKITVFAVLLSVLGLFAFRSVNQEQAKDEVIMKLIVQGINSSHYAPFEIDDTFSKNVFKLYIDRLDYSKRYFTVSDIENLREQETKIDDQIKDGSYAFFDKADELYANRMAMVKGFYKEILTQPFDFNVDESIELKADEMPWAKDEKELKERWRKLLKFNVLSRLYTELDLQEKTESNPAGASTKTMAELEQDARVKVMKTYDDWSKRMDKMDQDDRRSMFLNVITNIYDPHTGYFPPADKENFDIQMSGQLEGIGATLQEKDGYIQVAAIVPGSACYRQGELAEDDIILKVAQGKEEPVDIVDMRVDDAVKYIRGPKGTEVRLTVKKTDGSTKIISIIRDIVVLEETYARSAIIKNSYTNKGVGYIKLPKFYADFSNKNGRTCAKDVRIEVEKLKAQGMDGLVIDLRNNGGGSLMDVVEMAGLFVDQGPMVQVRNRYGAPQVLEDSDPKTLYDGPLVILVNSSSASASEIMAAAIQDYKRGIIVGTPTFGKGTVQRFFDLDNLLRGENELKPLGSIKLTTQKFYRINGGATQLKGVTPDVILPDAYTYVDRGEKEQEHVMPWDEIEPALYNPWKLTASDYAKIRKESRERITKDPLFQIAEDNAQRLKTQRDEQLQTLKLDAYRAEEKKLKEESDAYKNAFKPIKGVSVVNLPADLTTINSDTVRVKMNKEWIEGLQKDIYINEACAIIKDLR; the protein is encoded by the coding sequence ATGCGTTACACTAAAATAACCGTTTTTGCCGTCCTTTTAAGCGTTTTGGGCTTGTTTGCTTTCCGGTCAGTGAATCAGGAGCAAGCCAAGGACGAAGTGATCATGAAGTTGATCGTTCAAGGCATTAACTCGAGCCACTACGCCCCGTTTGAGATTGACGATACATTCTCCAAGAATGTCTTCAAACTCTACATTGACCGCTTGGACTACAGCAAGCGGTATTTTACGGTCTCCGACATCGAGAACCTGCGGGAGCAAGAGACCAAAATCGACGACCAAATCAAGGATGGCAGCTATGCCTTCTTTGACAAAGCCGACGAATTGTATGCCAACCGCATGGCGATGGTCAAGGGATTCTACAAGGAAATCCTCACGCAACCATTCGATTTTAATGTCGATGAATCCATCGAATTGAAAGCCGACGAAATGCCGTGGGCCAAAGACGAGAAGGAACTCAAAGAGCGCTGGAGGAAGCTTCTCAAATTCAACGTATTGTCTCGCCTTTATACCGAATTGGATCTTCAGGAAAAGACTGAGAGCAATCCAGCGGGCGCTTCGACCAAAACCATGGCCGAATTGGAGCAGGATGCCCGTGTGAAGGTCATGAAGACTTATGACGACTGGTCCAAGCGCATGGACAAGATGGATCAGGACGACCGTCGCAGCATGTTCCTCAACGTGATCACCAATATCTACGATCCACATACCGGCTACTTCCCACCTGCTGACAAGGAAAACTTCGACATTCAAATGTCGGGTCAGCTTGAAGGAATCGGTGCCACCTTGCAAGAAAAGGACGGTTACATCCAAGTAGCGGCCATCGTGCCCGGCAGTGCCTGTTACCGCCAAGGCGAATTGGCCGAGGATGACATCATCCTCAAAGTGGCGCAAGGCAAGGAAGAGCCCGTGGATATCGTCGACATGCGCGTCGATGATGCGGTGAAGTACATCCGCGGTCCAAAAGGAACGGAAGTGCGCCTGACGGTCAAGAAAACCGATGGCAGCACGAAAATCATCTCGATCATTCGCGACATCGTGGTGCTCGAGGAAACCTATGCCCGCTCTGCGATCATCAAAAACAGCTATACCAACAAAGGTGTCGGCTATATCAAGTTGCCCAAGTTTTATGCCGACTTCTCCAACAAAAATGGCCGTACCTGTGCCAAGGACGTCCGCATTGAAGTCGAAAAGCTCAAAGCGCAGGGAATGGACGGTCTTGTGATCGACCTCCGCAACAACGGCGGTGGCTCCTTGATGGATGTCGTCGAAATGGCAGGGCTATTTGTGGACCAAGGTCCGATGGTGCAAGTGCGCAACCGTTACGGCGCGCCGCAGGTCTTGGAAGACAGCGACCCCAAAACGCTGTACGACGGTCCACTCGTGATCCTCGTCAACAGCAGTTCCGCCTCCGCCTCCGAAATCATGGCAGCGGCGATTCAAGACTACAAGCGTGGTATCATCGTGGGCACGCCGACCTTTGGCAAAGGCACCGTGCAGCGTTTCTTTGACCTTGACAACCTGCTGCGTGGCGAAAATGAATTGAAGCCATTGGGTTCAATCAAGCTCACCACCCAGAAGTTTTACCGCATCAATGGCGGCGCTACCCAACTCAAAGGCGTGACCCCGGATGTCATTCTTCCAGATGCCTACACCTATGTCGATCGCGGCGAAAAGGAGCAGGAGCATGTCATGCCTTGGGATGAAATCGAACCCGCGCTATACAACCCTTGGAAGTTGACGGCCTCTGATTATGCCAAAATTCGCAAGGAATCGCGTGAGCGTATCACCAAGGATCCGTTGTTTCAAATTGCCGAAGACAATGCGCAGCGTCTCAAAACCCAGCGTGACGAGCAACTCCAGACCTTGAAGTTGGATGCCTACCGCGCCGAGGAAAAGAAGTTGAAAGAAGAATCGGATGCCTACAAAAACGCATTCAAGCCGATCAAAGGGGTCTCGGTGGTCAATCTCCCTGCCGATCTTACCACGATCAATTCTGATACCGTTCGTGTCAAAATGAACAAGGAATGGATCGAAGGCCTGCAAAAAGACATCTACATCAATGAAGCCTGCGCGATCATCAAAGATTTGCGCTGA
- a CDS encoding T9SS type A sorting domain-containing protein, protein MDLHITPHLEDRLAMMEAMVEASQLSSLLIQDQLLATYGNKQAVSWSRNGDHSTQMPKFTLGPNPATELCVNSQQPCSNGQFRILSLSGAVVREFSIPALSQFELDISSFTPGVYMVQDVLHSARAIRLVKL, encoded by the coding sequence GTGGATTTGCATATCACTCCTCACCTTGAGGATCGATTAGCGATGATGGAGGCGATGGTGGAGGCCTCGCAATTGTCGTCATTATTGATTCAAGATCAGTTATTGGCAACTTATGGCAACAAGCAAGCAGTTTCCTGGAGTCGTAATGGTGATCATTCGACGCAAATGCCGAAATTCACACTTGGGCCCAACCCGGCTACCGAACTATGCGTAAATTCACAACAACCTTGCTCAAACGGCCAATTTCGGATTCTGAGTTTGTCCGGAGCGGTTGTGCGTGAGTTTTCCATACCTGCACTTTCTCAGTTTGAATTGGATATTTCCAGTTTCACCCCTGGGGTCTACATGGTGCAAGACGTTCTTCATTCGGCGCGCGCAATTCGATTGGTAAAGCTCTGA
- the proC gene encoding pyrroline-5-carboxylate reductase, which yields MKSLSEIKIAVIGAGNLGQSMALGWAQSGQIPAAHITCTRRQTALLTELRDAGIQVTDDNLAAVKDADVIILALKPFKAQEILSEIAPALDASKVLVSVMSSIEIKQMAEWAASDVQIFRAMPNTATSIQQSITCLAHAKGRSQGLPLVTELFEQLGRTALIEESLMEAATVLGACGIAFVMRFIRAMVQGGIQIGFDSQTASLIANQTVKGAADLLLQGGRHPEEEIDKVTTPKGCTIVGLNEMEHQGFSSALIRGIVASYQKIEK from the coding sequence ATGAAATCACTCTCCGAAATCAAAATTGCCGTGATCGGCGCCGGCAACCTTGGGCAATCGATGGCCCTCGGCTGGGCCCAAAGCGGGCAAATTCCTGCTGCACACATCACCTGCACCCGCCGGCAAACCGCCTTGCTCACGGAACTCCGCGATGCCGGCATCCAAGTCACCGACGACAATTTGGCTGCAGTGAAGGACGCTGATGTCATCATCCTCGCGCTGAAGCCCTTCAAGGCACAGGAAATTCTCAGCGAAATCGCCCCCGCACTCGACGCTTCCAAGGTCCTTGTTTCGGTCATGAGCTCCATCGAGATCAAACAAATGGCCGAATGGGCAGCATCCGACGTGCAAATCTTCCGCGCGATGCCCAATACTGCCACAAGCATTCAGCAAAGCATCACCTGTCTTGCCCATGCGAAGGGGCGGAGCCAAGGCTTGCCCTTGGTAACCGAGCTTTTTGAGCAACTCGGTCGTACGGCGCTCATCGAAGAAAGCCTGATGGAAGCTGCCACCGTGCTAGGTGCTTGCGGGATTGCATTTGTCATGCGTTTCATCCGTGCGATGGTCCAAGGGGGCATTCAAATTGGATTCGACAGCCAAACTGCCAGCCTCATCGCCAATCAGACGGTGAAAGGCGCAGCCGATCTCCTGCTACAAGGTGGCCGCCATCCCGAGGAAGAAATCGACAAAGTGACCACCCCCAAAGGCTGTACCATCGTGGGCCTCAACGAAATGGAACACCAAGGCTTCAGTTCGGCGCTCATCAGAGGCATCGTGGCGTCGTATCAGAAAATCGAGAAATAG
- a CDS encoding DEAD/DEAH box helicase family protein: protein MELKGYQQKVIADLDGYLERVRTLQHTGKAFEQHWEEKIGPYNPLDGKGMRPYQNNIQGVPHICLKVPTAGGKTFIAVNALRTIFAQYEPGLPKVVVWLVPWSNLLDQTVNALRNPDHPYRRKLNELFQHRVQVFQKEDLLQGASFSPTVVREELCIFVMSFASLRAKDKNKEGRKVYQENGQLAAFPSTYTSATPLLEDRDETSLINVIRSLHPAVVLDESHNAESDLSVDMLQILNPSIVLDLTATPRGNSNIVSMVPAIELKKEHMVKLPVIVYNHQDKTEVIDSALHLQRKLEELAIAQEKAGGKYIRPIVLFQAQPRTGEEKITYEKLKATLIKLNIPEAQIKIKTAEIDELKGIDLLDRNCPVRFIITINALKEGWDCPFAYVLASLADKSSAVDVEQILGRVLRQPYVMKHAKPLLNVSYVLTASAKFTETLGSIVKGLQSSGFSERDYRNHDTMTEEAKEKAADQQLDMLLNPNSQPATTATTDEIDTERITYDPTAPITTAQATDVTTTNGQDATTEASAPAAPSIVTEIEKMAEQENAQMEEQVRRQAENPYNDTLFTEMPEKVTKYQMVPAARSVAEALRLPQFMHEIPGSLFTDNDAVKAALNPEYLLQDFRLSDEDTRIDFDQIVGEMFKVDLELRDAATDDYTPRQTLLTKEAQGSIAEYILSKPHDAQIKDLSGQICALMGSMFPIADQEIKEFVGRILKKLDANQIRDMIVHRSSYTARIKAKIKEHSDRYAEKRFYDWLGVDRITTQPNWKFQPFIVPAKLGPALSKSLYDREAEMSEFEHRLISQIVSLDNIAYWHRNFVKGNGFAINGFKSNHYPDFILITKTGKVILVETKGADRDNSDSKAKCKLGKTWAAKAGPGFYYFMVFEKNPIEDAYSLEQAKALIAGL, encoded by the coding sequence ATGGAACTGAAAGGATACCAACAAAAAGTGATCGCCGACCTCGACGGTTATCTAGAGCGCGTCCGCACCCTGCAACATACGGGCAAGGCGTTTGAACAGCATTGGGAGGAGAAAATCGGTCCCTACAATCCGCTCGACGGAAAGGGAATGCGGCCCTACCAAAACAACATCCAGGGTGTGCCCCACATCTGTCTCAAGGTGCCCACGGCAGGCGGCAAGACTTTCATCGCAGTGAATGCATTAAGGACGATTTTCGCACAGTACGAACCTGGATTGCCCAAGGTCGTGGTTTGGCTTGTACCATGGAGCAACCTGCTCGACCAGACCGTCAATGCCCTTCGCAATCCAGATCATCCCTACCGCCGAAAACTGAATGAGCTTTTCCAACACAGGGTGCAAGTATTCCAGAAGGAAGACTTGCTGCAAGGCGCTAGTTTCAGCCCCACGGTCGTGCGTGAAGAGCTGTGCATATTTGTGATGAGCTTCGCAAGCCTGCGGGCAAAGGACAAGAACAAGGAAGGCCGCAAGGTCTATCAGGAAAACGGGCAGTTGGCTGCATTTCCATCCACCTATACCAGCGCCACCCCGCTTCTCGAAGACCGTGACGAGACCTCGTTGATCAATGTGATTCGGAGTCTGCACCCTGCTGTTGTCCTCGATGAAAGCCACAACGCCGAGAGCGACCTGAGCGTGGACATGCTGCAAATCCTCAACCCATCCATCGTCCTCGACCTCACAGCGACACCGCGCGGCAATAGCAATATCGTGAGCATGGTGCCCGCCATCGAGCTGAAAAAGGAGCACATGGTCAAGTTGCCTGTGATCGTGTACAACCACCAAGACAAGACCGAGGTCATCGATAGTGCGTTACACCTTCAACGCAAGCTCGAGGAGTTGGCAATTGCTCAGGAGAAGGCAGGTGGCAAGTACATTCGCCCGATAGTGCTCTTCCAAGCCCAGCCCCGCACGGGTGAGGAAAAAATCACATATGAAAAGCTCAAGGCTACACTGATCAAACTCAATATTCCCGAGGCACAGATCAAGATCAAGACCGCTGAAATCGATGAACTGAAGGGGATCGACCTGCTCGACCGCAACTGCCCGGTGCGGTTCATCATTACCATCAACGCGCTCAAAGAAGGCTGGGACTGCCCCTTTGCCTACGTGCTCGCTTCGCTTGCCGACAAATCATCCGCCGTGGATGTAGAGCAAATTCTAGGGCGAGTTTTGAGACAGCCCTACGTCATGAAACATGCCAAGCCCCTGCTGAACGTGTCCTACGTCCTCACGGCATCGGCCAAGTTTACCGAGACATTGGGTAGCATCGTAAAGGGCTTGCAATCCTCAGGGTTCAGTGAACGCGACTACCGCAACCACGACACCATGACGGAAGAGGCCAAGGAAAAAGCAGCCGACCAGCAGTTGGATATGCTCCTCAACCCGAATTCGCAACCGGCAACGACGGCGACAACGGATGAAATCGATACGGAACGGATCACGTATGACCCAACGGCTCCAATAACGACGGCGCAGGCGACCGACGTGACGACTACCAACGGACAAGACGCGACCACCGAGGCTTCCGCGCCAGCGGCACCGAGCATCGTGACGGAAATCGAGAAGATGGCCGAACAGGAAAATGCGCAGATGGAGGAACAAGTGCGGCGGCAAGCCGAAAATCCTTACAACGATACATTGTTTACCGAGATGCCCGAAAAAGTCACAAAATACCAGATGGTGCCTGCGGCAAGATCCGTTGCAGAGGCCCTTCGATTGCCACAGTTCATGCATGAGATTCCAGGCTCGCTGTTTACTGACAACGATGCTGTCAAGGCTGCGCTCAATCCTGAATACCTCTTGCAAGATTTTCGATTGAGTGACGAGGACACAAGGATCGATTTTGACCAAATCGTCGGGGAAATGTTCAAAGTCGATTTGGAATTACGTGATGCTGCCACGGACGATTATACGCCAAGACAGACCCTGTTGACCAAGGAAGCCCAAGGATCGATAGCGGAGTACATTTTGAGCAAACCGCATGATGCACAAATCAAGGACCTCAGCGGCCAAATTTGCGCGCTCATGGGAAGCATGTTCCCCATTGCCGACCAAGAGATCAAGGAGTTTGTCGGGCGCATCCTGAAGAAATTGGATGCCAACCAGATTCGGGACATGATTGTACACAGGTCGAGCTATACGGCCCGCATTAAGGCCAAGATCAAGGAGCATTCCGACCGATATGCGGAGAAACGGTTTTACGATTGGCTCGGTGTGGATAGGATCACCACTCAACCCAACTGGAAATTTCAGCCATTCATTGTGCCAGCCAAGCTGGGCCCAGCCTTGAGCAAGAGCCTTTATGACCGCGAAGCGGAAATGAGTGAATTTGAACACCGACTCATCTCCCAGATCGTTTCCCTAGACAACATCGCCTATTGGCACCGCAACTTTGTGAAAGGAAACGGCTTTGCCATCAACGGCTTCAAGAGCAACCATTATCCCGATTTCATACTCATTACCAAGACGGGCAAGGTGATCTTGGTGGAAACGAAGGGTGCCGACCGAGACAACAGCGATAGCAAAGCCAAGTGCAAGCTCGGTAAGACTTGGGCTGCCAAGGCTGGACCTGGATTCTACTATTTCATGGTCTTCGAGAAGAATCCAATCGAGGATGCTTATAGCTTGGAGCAGGCGAAAGCGTTGATTGCTGGGTTGTAG
- a CDS encoding T9SS type A sorting domain-containing protein yields the protein MIKKWLILCFALVSGSISIIAQNLVPNPSFEQYTSCPNSQNQLYKAVPWMNPSTGLPGTQTGTPDYFNECSYMYVPVPRNLCGFQWARTGSGYAGIHLWASNPDSVREYIEVPLTAPLTAGECYHFEMYFNHANYYQYTCANLGVYFSDTAVTGVNNFFPLPFQPQIVNPSTNVADTLNWTLMSGDYMAEGGESYIIIGNFDDEAHTDTLHTNPSVPVGAAYIYIDDVSLVPTTPCNVTAVPATVETQVLLFPNPARSEVHIVTPSAGNAQFMLLDIAGRSVLQTTFQGEVSLNLSELPIGIYFYRVLCTDGSIKSGRLIKE from the coding sequence ATGATCAAAAAATGGCTTATTCTTTGTTTCGCGCTTGTATCGGGATCGATTTCCATCATCGCCCAAAACTTGGTTCCCAATCCCAGTTTTGAGCAGTACACATCCTGCCCCAACAGTCAAAATCAGCTGTACAAGGCAGTGCCTTGGATGAATCCATCCACAGGACTTCCCGGTACACAAACCGGAACACCCGACTACTTCAACGAATGTTCCTACATGTATGTCCCGGTTCCGCGCAACCTCTGTGGTTTTCAATGGGCACGCACGGGAAGCGGATACGCCGGAATCCACTTATGGGCCTCCAATCCCGACAGCGTCCGCGAATACATCGAGGTACCCTTGACCGCGCCGCTGACCGCAGGAGAATGCTACCACTTCGAAATGTATTTCAACCACGCCAACTATTACCAATACACCTGTGCCAATCTTGGGGTGTACTTCTCCGATACCGCTGTGACCGGGGTCAACAACTTCTTCCCCCTACCCTTCCAACCGCAGATCGTGAACCCATCAACCAACGTGGCAGATACCCTCAACTGGACCTTGATGAGCGGCGATTACATGGCTGAGGGAGGCGAAAGCTATATTATCATCGGCAATTTCGATGACGAGGCGCACACCGATACCCTTCATACCAATCCATCTGTGCCGGTCGGGGCCGCCTATATCTATATCGACGATGTTTCCCTTGTTCCCACCACGCCCTGTAATGTCACAGCGGTTCCTGCAACGGTCGAGACACAAGTGTTGTTATTCCCAAATCCAGCGCGCTCCGAGGTTCATATTGTTACTCCATCTGCCGGCAATGCACAATTCATGCTCCTTGACATTGCTGGGCGAAGCGTATTGCAAACAACATTTCAAGGCGAAGTTTCGCTGAATCTTTCAGAATTGCCCATCGGTATCTATTTCTATCGCGTGCTTTGTACAGATGGCTCGATCAAAAGTGGACGGCTGATCAAGGAATAA